The Magnolia sinica isolate HGM2019 chromosome 9, MsV1, whole genome shotgun sequence genome contains a region encoding:
- the LOC131255876 gene encoding pentatricopeptide repeat-containing protein At3g62890-like — MLPSLSSLQHPPFQKPHQNQPNPQIQPSDLLHSFTTPFQLKQIHAHIIKTNNSISTLPLQRVAHVCGLSRSSFDYARQIIHCVKIPEIILWNSCLKSLAEGDSPEDTVHLFYRLRQVDLLPDTFTCSFVLKACSRIPSLSDGRIVHGFVEKLGFRTDLFLQNTIIHMYACCGVLDDARLLFEKMPQRDVVSWNILITQFTKQGEMGTAKELFDEMPERSVTSWTAMIAGYVQCGNPAESIRLFGEMEEAGARPNEVTVVAVLAACADLGALDLGKRVHEYSDQCGFQRNVRICNTLIDMYIKCGCLEITQKVFNKMEERTVVSWSAMIGGLAMHGKGKEALELFSKMSRIGIRPNSVTFIGLLHACSHMGLVEDGRQYFATMTKDYGIIPQIEHYGCMVDLLSRAGLLQEAHEFIKNMAIKPNGVVWGALLGGCRVHKDIEMGEEVIEHLQELDPLNDGYYVVLSNIYAEAGRWEDAAKVRRLMRVRGVKKTPGWSSITIDGVVHEFVAGDSTHPQAEEIYEKWEELLEQLKLRGYVPDTSVVLLDMDENEKEHVLYRHSEKLAVVFALMNTPPKTPIRIMKNLRVCSDCHAALKLISNIADRQIVVRDRNRFHCFKDGLCSCRDYW; from the coding sequence ATGCTTCCCTCTCTATCTTCCCTCCAACACCCTCCCTTTCAGAAGCCCCACCAAAATCAACCCAACCCTCAAATCCAACCGTCCGATCTCCTCCACAGCTTCACCACCCCATTCCAACTCAAGCAAATCCATGCCCACATCATCAAAACCAACAACTCCATCTCGACCCTCCCTCTCCAGAGAGTGGCCCACGTCTGTGGCCTGTCACGATCATCCTTTGATTACGCCCGTCAGATCATTCATTGCGTCAAAATTCCGGAGATTATTCTGTGGAATTCTTGCTTAAAGAGTCTCGCAGAAGGAGATTCCCCTGAGGATACCGTCCATCTCTTCTACAGACTGCGACAGGTCGATCTCTTGCCTGATACTTTCACCTGTTCTTTTGTACTCAAGGCCTGCTCACGTATACCGTCCCTCTCGGATGGGCGGATTGTACACGGATTTGTTGAGAAGCTTGGGTTCCGAACAGATCTGTTCTTGCAAAACACGATTATTCACATGTATGCTTGTTGTGGAGTTCTGGATGATGCACGCCtcttgtttgagaaaatgccgcagcGAGATGTTGTGAGTTGGAATATCTTGATTACACAGTTTACAAAGCAGGGGGAGATGGGGACTGCAAAGgagttgtttgatgaaatgccggAGAGGAGTGTGACCTCTTGGACTGCGATGATTGCTGGGTATGTCCAGTGTGGGAATCCTGCAGAGTCGATCCGTCTCTTTGGTGAGATGGAAGAGGCAGGCGCCAGACCGAATGAGGTAACTGTTGTAGCCGTTCTGGCAGCTTGTGCAGATCTGGGAGCATTGGACCTTGGGAAGAGGGTTCATGAGTATTCCGATCAATGTGGATTTCAAAGAAATGTGCGCATTTGTAACACTCTAATTGATATGTATATCAAATGCGGGTGTCTGGAAATCACGCAAAAAGTCTTCAACAAAATGGAAGAAAGAACGGTTGTGTCATGGTCTGCCATGATCGGAGGGCTTGCCATGCATGGAAAGGGCAAGGAGGCTCTAGAGCTCTTTTCAAAGATGAGCAGAATAGGCATTCGGCCGAACAGTGTCACCTTCATCGGACTCTTACATGCGTGCAGTCACATGGGGTTAGTAGAGGATGGGCGCCAGTATTTTGCCACCATGACTAAGGACTATGGGATAATTCCCCAGATCGAGCACTACGGATGCATGGTCGATCTCCTCAGTCGTGCAGGGCTTCTGCAGGAGGCCCATGAGTTCATTAAGAACATGGCAATCAAGCCCAATGGAGTCGTTTGGGGGGCTCTCCTTGGTGGTTGTAGAGTTCACAAGGACATCGAGATGGGTGAAGAGGTGATCGAGCATCTTCAAGAATTAGATCCACTCAATGACGGATATTATGTAGTTCTATCAAACATCTATGCAGAAGCAGGCCGATGGGAAGACGCAGCCAAAGTGAGAAGATTGATGAGAGTTCGTGGTGTGAAGAAGACACCCGGGTGGAGTTCAATAACAatagatggtgtggtccatgagTTTGTGGCTGGGGATAGCACTCATCCCCAAGCCGAGGAAATCTATGAGAAATGGGAGGAGTTGCTAGAACAGTTGAAGCTAAGAGGGTATGTTCCGGACACTTCAGTGGTCTTGCTCGACATGGATGAGAATGAAAAGGAGCATGTTCTATATCGGCATAGTGAGAAATTAGCGGTCGTTTTCGCACTAATGAACACGCCTCCAAAAACACCAATCAGAATCATGAAGAACCTTCGGGTCTGCAGCGATTGCCATGCTGCTTTGAAATTGATATCCAATATTGCAGATCGGCAGATAGTCGTCCGTGACCGGAATCGGTTCCATTGTTTCAAGGATGGTTTGTGTTCTTGTAGAGATTATTGGTag